The following coding sequences lie in one Polyangiaceae bacterium genomic window:
- a CDS encoding serine/threonine-protein kinase: protein MSEGELPPGTTVGQYVIEKRIGAGGMGEVYQALHTGLNKRVAIKTLRSEHAHNEVVLGRFLREGQVASRIRHPNVVDITDVGVIGDTPCMVMEYMQGESLGDLLKREKKLRVSELVDWMLPVIAAVHAAHQQGVVHRDIKPANIFLAKAWSGEVTPKVLDFGISKVLEDPAEVTRSSGSSFLGSPHYASPELARGDQDLDAKSDQYALGVVLYEAATGARPFADKATSFMALMYAIAGGHFPPPTDHDPDLPPGFEVAVLRAMATRKEDRFPSVRELGAALLSFASPRALLLWEPVFGGANRSITNETGPASAEIAAPAAPGRSWGSRILGFVISFAIGAALSWGALRLYAVSKGVEDPLAAPKPSVESAESN from the coding sequence GTGAGCGAAGGAGAACTACCGCCCGGGACCACGGTCGGGCAGTACGTCATCGAGAAGCGCATTGGCGCGGGGGGCATGGGCGAGGTGTACCAGGCTCTCCACACTGGCCTCAACAAGCGCGTGGCGATCAAGACCCTTCGCAGCGAGCACGCGCACAACGAGGTGGTCCTCGGGCGCTTCTTGCGCGAAGGGCAGGTCGCATCCCGCATTCGACACCCGAACGTCGTAGACATCACGGACGTAGGAGTCATCGGGGATACCCCCTGCATGGTCATGGAGTACATGCAGGGCGAGAGCCTGGGGGACCTGCTGAAGCGGGAAAAGAAGCTTCGCGTGAGCGAGCTGGTGGATTGGATGTTGCCTGTGATTGCCGCCGTGCACGCGGCGCATCAGCAAGGGGTCGTGCACCGCGACATCAAACCCGCGAACATCTTCTTGGCCAAAGCCTGGTCCGGCGAAGTGACGCCCAAGGTCCTGGACTTCGGCATTTCGAAGGTGCTCGAAGATCCCGCTGAGGTCACACGCAGCTCGGGCTCGTCCTTCCTCGGCTCGCCTCACTACGCGTCGCCGGAGCTAGCGCGAGGCGACCAAGACCTGGATGCAAAGTCCGACCAGTATGCCCTGGGCGTCGTGCTCTACGAGGCGGCAACGGGCGCTCGGCCCTTTGCCGACAAGGCGACGTCCTTCATGGCGCTGATGTACGCGATTGCGGGAGGGCACTTCCCACCGCCCACGGATCACGATCCCGACCTGCCTCCGGGATTCGAAGTCGCCGTCCTTCGCGCCATGGCTACGCGCAAAGAGGACCGCTTCCCCAGCGTTCGCGAGCTGGGTGCCGCACTGCTCAGCTTTGCCTCGCCGCGAGCACTGCTGCTGTGGGAGCCCGTCTTCGGTGGCGCCAATCGCAGCATCACGAACGAGACTGGCCCCGCTAGCGCGGAGATCGCCGCGCCCGCCGCCCCCGGCAGAAGCTGGGGCTCTCGCATCCTGGGCTTCGTCATTTCTTTCGCGATCGGCGCCGCGCTTTCCTGGGGGGCCCTGCGCCTCTACGCCGTGTCCAAGGGCGTGGAAGATCCGCTCGCCGCACCCAAACCGTCGGTCGAGAGCGCCGAGTCGAACTAG
- a CDS encoding pyridoxal phosphate-dependent aminotransferase: protein MLSRRSQFSFEENAFAHALRRARAAGRPLLDLTWSNPTEVDLPLETDALRDALGRAAAAPYAPEPFGLETARAAVAQELTSLGTPTRTEQVLLTSSTSEAYTHLLRLFADAGQRVWAPRPCYPLLEHLAQMADVELVRTDLAYDGAWHYPALPSSLTADLRALFLVNPNNPTGNFIDDVALDALSSLGLPLVLDEVFAQFPLHGDVPSPTQALRSRAPLTVSLGGLSKMVGLPQLKLGWMVLHGDAQSCEQARTRLEVMLDAFLSVGSPVQVALADIFALGRKRREAILERCQQNYETLTGAVGGSSVSVLPAQAGWYAILQVPAVTDHDWALALLDGWDVVVQPGWLYDFPRPNHLVVSLLTRSPELKRGIERVIEAAGEPSMSFG, encoded by the coding sequence GTGCTGAGTCGACGCAGCCAGTTCTCCTTCGAGGAAAACGCCTTTGCCCACGCGCTGCGTCGGGCGCGCGCGGCCGGCAGACCGTTGCTGGACCTGACCTGGAGCAACCCCACTGAGGTCGACCTGCCCCTGGAAACGGACGCGCTCCGCGATGCACTCGGTCGCGCCGCAGCCGCGCCTTACGCCCCCGAGCCCTTTGGCCTGGAAACTGCGCGTGCCGCGGTGGCGCAAGAGCTCACGTCTCTCGGGACGCCGACGCGGACCGAGCAGGTCTTGCTGACCTCGAGTACCAGCGAAGCCTACACGCACTTGCTTCGTCTGTTCGCCGACGCGGGGCAGCGCGTTTGGGCGCCTCGCCCCTGCTATCCATTGCTCGAGCACTTGGCTCAGATGGCGGACGTGGAGCTGGTGCGGACGGATCTCGCTTACGACGGCGCGTGGCACTACCCCGCGTTGCCCTCGTCTCTGACCGCGGACCTTCGCGCGCTGTTCTTGGTCAATCCCAACAATCCAACGGGCAACTTCATCGATGACGTCGCGCTCGATGCACTATCGAGCCTCGGACTCCCGCTCGTGCTCGACGAGGTGTTTGCGCAGTTTCCACTACATGGCGACGTTCCGTCTCCGACCCAAGCGCTGCGCTCGCGAGCACCCCTCACCGTGAGCCTCGGCGGACTTTCAAAGATGGTTGGGCTTCCGCAGCTCAAGCTGGGATGGATGGTGCTGCACGGCGACGCGCAGTCTTGCGAGCAGGCACGCACTCGCTTGGAAGTGATGCTCGATGCGTTCTTGTCCGTGGGCTCCCCGGTGCAAGTGGCATTGGCCGACATCTTCGCCCTGGGTCGGAAACGCCGCGAGGCGATCCTAGAACGCTGTCAGCAGAACTACGAAACGCTGACGGGGGCGGTCGGGGGATCGTCCGTTTCCGTGCTGCCCGCCCAAGCGGGCTGGTACGCCATCCTGCAAGTGCCGGCGGTGACCGACCACGACTGGGCCTTGGCGCTACTGGACGGCTGGGATGTCGTGGTGCAGCCAGGGTGGCTCTACGATTTTCCGCGGCCGAATCATCTCGTAGTGAGCCTGCTCACCCGATCACCTGAGTTGAAGCGGGGCATCGAGCGTGTGATCGAAGCGGCTGGCGAGCCTTCGATGAGCTTCGGATAG
- the tsaE gene encoding tRNA (adenosine(37)-N6)-threonylcarbamoyltransferase complex ATPase subunit type 1 TsaE, whose translation MKVIALPTRRANTTLARQLAPLLAGGDLLVLSGELGAGKTFFTRALCRGLGLPERVRVTSPTFSLVHEHATNPPVAHADLYRLEDARDVRELGLLERRDEGWLIVVEWGEAWIELLGGDALVLQFTTSPTPRHVTLRGTGARGSELVAALARSALRA comes from the coding sequence GTGAAGGTCATCGCGCTGCCTACGCGGCGTGCCAATACGACGCTGGCGCGTCAGCTGGCGCCGCTCTTGGCGGGCGGCGATCTTTTGGTCCTGAGTGGCGAGCTGGGCGCGGGAAAGACGTTCTTCACGCGTGCCCTTTGCCGTGGCCTGGGGCTGCCCGAGCGTGTGCGCGTCACGAGTCCAACCTTCTCCCTGGTGCACGAACACGCGACCAACCCGCCCGTGGCCCACGCAGACCTCTATCGCCTGGAGGACGCGCGAGACGTGCGCGAGCTCGGTCTCTTGGAGCGCCGTGATGAAGGGTGGCTCATCGTGGTGGAGTGGGGAGAGGCGTGGATCGAACTACTCGGTGGGGATGCGCTGGTTCTGCAGTTCACGACGTCCCCGACGCCGCGCCACGTCACCCTGCGAGGCACTGGAGCACGAGGAAGCGAGCTGGTCGCGGCCCTCGCGCGAAGCGCCTTGCGAGCATGA
- a CDS encoding OmpA family protein, producing MSCDGSEIALAREVAFQPLLHVPKPAEREVLKAVAALMRERPDILLIRIEVATRDDPRGDPERIRAAVESTQRRADAVLRYLWRSEKVSAERMEALGLGHGDRANPGQRFTTRLRIVTRR from the coding sequence GTGAGCTGCGACGGCAGCGAGATAGCCCTCGCCCGAGAAGTGGCTTTTCAGCCGCTGCTGCATGTTCCGAAGCCGGCCGAACGAGAAGTATTGAAGGCGGTCGCGGCCTTGATGCGCGAGCGCCCGGACATCTTGTTGATCCGAATCGAGGTGGCGACGCGTGACGACCCTCGCGGCGATCCCGAACGCATCAGAGCTGCAGTGGAGTCGACGCAGCGCCGCGCCGATGCCGTGCTGCGCTATCTCTGGCGGTCGGAGAAGGTGTCCGCCGAGCGCATGGAAGCGCTGGGGCTCGGCCATGGCGACCGCGCCAACCCGGGCCAGCGCTTCACCACGCGCCTGCGAATCGTCACTCGCCGTTGA
- a CDS encoding TerB family tellurite resistance protein, with protein sequence MLTGLDRAQRLQLLRFVCASAWADLEIKEGERAFVERLVKRMDLDDADRREVEGWLHVAPPPSDVNPTQVPEEHRRLFFEAARAVLYADGHASDEEQAHLEELRVAFGL encoded by the coding sequence ATGCTCACTGGACTGGACCGGGCCCAACGCCTTCAGCTACTCCGCTTCGTGTGTGCCTCTGCCTGGGCCGATCTCGAGATCAAAGAGGGTGAGCGCGCGTTCGTGGAGCGCCTGGTCAAGCGCATGGATCTCGACGATGCAGACCGCCGCGAAGTCGAGGGCTGGCTGCACGTCGCCCCGCCGCCCAGTGACGTGAACCCGACGCAAGTCCCCGAAGAACACCGCCGCCTCTTCTTCGAAGCCGCCCGTGCCGTGCTCTACGCCGACGGCCACGCCAGCGACGAGGAGCAAGCGCACTTGGAAGAACTACGGGTGGCGTTCGGGCTGTAG
- a CDS encoding choice-of-anchor L domain-containing protein, with protein sequence MLRSSAPTLRFLLLCLGGVTAACGARDGFLSPFDCPDGGAACGSGGTTSGGTGGVGATGGGGTGGGIGGSGGIGGATGGVGGIGGTGGGPGDCCVPSNDPGCNVPSIQSCVCAFDPVCCDVAWDSLCVQEVDSLNCGTCGGTGGTGGFGGGIGGFGGGIGGFGGGIGGFGGGVGGFGGGIGGFGGIGGFGGIGGFGGIGGFGGIGGFGGIGGFGGIGGFGGIGGIGGTGGIGGTGGTGGIGGTGGIGGTGGTGGGCAVGDCDNDGWTVADGDCCDVPGGCSVTPELVNPGAIEYIGNAVDDDCDGFFDEVDPPCDNQVSNTGTTNPMDYAKALDLCQTTPEVVPLKDRKWGVISGKLTLTNGSGTPNPTAQAVRPKFGNAIFPLKGQRLAVLSTGSAAAPGDTNPSYTALQPGKDNQRQSAVPADWLAANGNALPNSPGCPGPSGNSANDPVMLTLRLRVPTNARSFSFNSFFASAEFPEYVCTQFNDFYVALVDSAATTNPKDKNLAVYIAPNFTRFPVSVNLSFGTNLFAVCDAGQTGCAGGVLGQASCIAGTSLLAGTGLDTNTGGCGSPPNDSNLLGGGTGWLTTAGNVVPGEIMEVRIAIWDTSDPVFDSMVLLDNWIWNLNPASPGTR encoded by the coding sequence GTGTTGCGCTCATCTGCTCCCACTCTTCGATTCCTGCTCCTCTGCCTTGGTGGAGTGACCGCTGCATGTGGCGCGCGGGACGGCTTCTTGAGTCCTTTCGATTGTCCCGACGGTGGGGCTGCATGTGGCAGCGGTGGCACAACCTCGGGCGGCACTGGCGGGGTGGGAGCCACGGGTGGTGGCGGAACCGGTGGCGGCATCGGCGGAAGCGGCGGGATTGGCGGCGCGACCGGTGGCGTCGGTGGCATCGGTGGCACGGGTGGGGGGCCCGGTGACTGTTGCGTGCCGTCCAACGATCCCGGCTGCAACGTTCCGTCGATTCAGTCCTGCGTCTGCGCGTTCGACCCGGTCTGCTGTGACGTTGCCTGGGATTCACTGTGCGTGCAGGAAGTGGACTCGCTCAACTGCGGCACGTGCGGTGGCACTGGCGGGACCGGTGGCTTCGGTGGCGGCATCGGTGGATTCGGTGGTGGCATCGGCGGCTTCGGCGGCGGCATCGGCGGGTTCGGCGGCGGCGTCGGTGGATTCGGTGGTGGCATCGGTGGATTCGGTGGCATCGGCGGATTCGGTGGCATCGGCGGATTCGGTGGCATCGGCGGATTCGGTGGCATCGGCGGATTCGGTGGCATCGGCGGATTCGGTGGCATCGGCGGATTCGGTGGCATTGGTGGCATTGGCGGCACGGGTGGCATTGGCGGCACGGGCGGCACGGGTGGCATTGGCGGCACGGGCGGCATTGGCGGCACGGGTGGCACAGGCGGCGGCTGCGCAGTCGGCGACTGTGATAACGACGGCTGGACCGTCGCCGATGGCGACTGTTGCGACGTCCCTGGCGGTTGCAGCGTGACCCCCGAGCTCGTCAATCCCGGAGCCATCGAGTACATCGGCAATGCTGTCGACGACGACTGCGACGGATTCTTCGACGAAGTCGATCCGCCCTGCGACAACCAAGTCTCCAACACGGGCACGACCAACCCGATGGACTACGCCAAGGCGCTCGACCTGTGTCAGACCACGCCGGAGGTCGTTCCGCTGAAGGATCGCAAGTGGGGTGTGATTTCTGGCAAGCTCACCTTGACCAACGGAAGCGGAACGCCCAATCCCACGGCGCAAGCCGTGCGTCCGAAATTCGGTAACGCGATCTTCCCACTGAAGGGACAGCGCCTCGCCGTGCTTTCCACGGGTTCGGCGGCTGCCCCGGGCGACACCAACCCCAGCTACACGGCGTTGCAGCCGGGCAAGGACAACCAACGTCAGAGCGCCGTGCCCGCGGATTGGCTCGCGGCAAACGGCAATGCGCTACCGAACTCGCCGGGATGTCCCGGCCCGTCAGGCAATAGCGCGAACGACCCGGTGATGCTCACCCTGCGACTGCGGGTGCCGACCAACGCGCGGTCGTTCAGCTTCAACTCCTTCTTCGCCTCGGCGGAATTTCCCGAGTACGTCTGCACGCAGTTCAACGACTTCTACGTCGCACTGGTGGACTCGGCGGCCACGACCAATCCGAAGGACAAGAACCTGGCCGTGTATATCGCTCCGAATTTCACGCGCTTTCCGGTGAGCGTGAACCTTTCCTTCGGCACGAATCTGTTTGCCGTCTGTGATGCCGGCCAAACGGGTTGTGCAGGCGGCGTGCTGGGTCAGGCCTCGTGTATTGCTGGTACCTCGCTACTGGCTGGCACGGGCCTCGACACGAACACGGGTGGCTGCGGTAGCCCGCCGAACGACAGCAACCTGCTTGGTGGCGGAACCGGTTGGCTCACGACCGCAGGCAACGTCGTGCCCGGTGAAATCATGGAAGTCCGCATTGCCATCTGGGACACCAGCGACCCCGTGTTCGACTCGATGGTGCTGCTCGACAACTGGATCTGGAACCTGAACCCGGCGTCCCCGGGAACACGCTGA
- a CDS encoding protein kinase, producing the protein MTDSEPEDGDSGPSSRPSLTYSLHVGGVIADKYRLVEHLGEGGMASVWRAHNELLDVDVAIKFIRADLAHPGLTSRLLQEARAAARIEHPGIVRVSDFGKTKAGDPFIVMELLRGRDLGEVLRGGQPLDPVRAVQTLLPIANALVVAHGKGIVHRDLKPDNVYLAEQDEGRVQPKLVDFGIAKLEKPNEARLTQAGHAMGSPAYMAPEQARGKDVDARADIWSFTVMLYECITGKLPFDGNTQAALVCAILEGDATPLAEFGISDSALQAIVDRGLRKNPEERWQSMRELGGALARWLHAKNARTDISGNPLATTWDEYPAHSVKVGTKDFSETDAEVRTAVATEVSFGHHDSRSTKSDRSRPLLILGAIAGGVVLVGTVLFIALRRGQEPNPQPVQAAPSVATVAPVVATVPPVVSAQPTAEQIPPPSPSAVPSATAPASAMVPAPVATKPKPPAVRVLPKTEPKPKPAAPVSKPKPNELEIKTTL; encoded by the coding sequence ATGACCGATTCTGAACCCGAGGATGGGGACTCGGGCCCTTCGTCGAGGCCATCCCTCACCTATAGCCTTCACGTTGGTGGGGTCATTGCCGACAAGTACAGGCTCGTCGAGCACCTGGGCGAGGGCGGAATGGCATCGGTCTGGCGCGCACACAACGAGTTGTTGGATGTGGACGTTGCCATCAAGTTCATCCGTGCGGACCTGGCCCATCCGGGCTTGACCAGTCGATTGCTGCAGGAGGCCCGCGCGGCGGCCCGAATCGAACACCCCGGCATCGTTCGCGTTTCGGATTTCGGCAAGACCAAGGCCGGCGACCCCTTCATCGTGATGGAGCTGCTGCGCGGACGAGATCTGGGAGAGGTGCTACGCGGTGGGCAGCCGCTGGATCCCGTGCGTGCAGTGCAAACGCTGCTCCCGATTGCCAATGCTCTGGTGGTGGCTCACGGCAAGGGCATCGTTCACCGGGATCTCAAGCCCGACAACGTGTACCTGGCCGAGCAAGACGAGGGCCGCGTTCAACCGAAGCTCGTCGACTTTGGCATCGCCAAGTTGGAGAAGCCCAATGAAGCTCGGCTGACGCAGGCGGGTCACGCCATGGGAAGCCCTGCGTACATGGCGCCCGAGCAAGCCCGCGGCAAAGACGTGGATGCTCGGGCGGACATCTGGTCTTTCACGGTCATGCTGTACGAGTGCATCACGGGCAAGCTGCCCTTCGACGGCAACACTCAGGCGGCGCTGGTCTGCGCCATCCTGGAAGGCGACGCCACGCCCCTCGCCGAGTTCGGGATCTCTGATTCCGCGCTGCAAGCCATCGTCGATCGTGGTCTGCGCAAGAATCCCGAAGAGCGCTGGCAAAGCATGCGCGAACTGGGCGGCGCCCTCGCACGGTGGCTCCACGCCAAGAACGCGCGTACGGACATTTCAGGAAACCCGCTGGCCACCACCTGGGACGAATACCCAGCGCATAGCGTGAAGGTGGGCACCAAGGATTTCTCGGAAACAGACGCGGAAGTGCGGACCGCGGTCGCTACAGAAGTCTCCTTCGGCCATCACGATTCGCGGTCCACCAAGAGTGACCGAAGCCGCCCGCTTCTCATCCTAGGAGCCATTGCCGGCGGCGTCGTGCTCGTGGGCACCGTCCTGTTCATCGCACTCCGACGGGGGCAAGAGCCCAACCCTCAGCCGGTCCAGGCTGCACCTTCCGTCGCAACGGTCGCGCCCGTAGTCGCCACTGTTCCTCCCGTCGTCAGCGCGCAGCCAACCGCCGAGCAGATTCCTCCACCCTCGCCTAGCGCCGTCCCAAGCGCGACTGCGCCGGCCAGCGCAATGGTTCCCGCCCCCGTGGCAACCAAGCCAAAGCCGCCTGCGGTGCGAGTGCTGCCCAAGACCGAACCCAAACCCAAACCAGCCGCGCCGGTGTCCAAGCCAAAGCCCAACGAGCTGGAGATCAAGACGACGCTATGA
- a CDS encoding type II toxin-antitoxin system CcdA family antitoxin: MTAAKRKISVSIDAELVAELEAADVALSAQVNDAVRDALARRRRQRLLGELLADLDRRHGEVSAAAIAKYEALLS, translated from the coding sequence ATGACCGCAGCGAAACGGAAGATCTCCGTCTCGATCGATGCTGAGTTGGTGGCGGAGCTGGAAGCTGCTGACGTCGCGCTATCCGCGCAAGTGAACGATGCGGTTCGTGATGCCCTCGCACGGCGGCGGCGGCAGCGCTTGCTAGGCGAGCTCTTGGCGGACTTGGACCGACGGCACGGAGAGGTTTCAGCAGCGGCGATCGCGAAATACGAGGCGCTGCTGTCGTGA
- a CDS encoding PEGA domain-containing protein codes for MISKAARTLTALTLLTTVVLVRPVRAEPSSTQAAVAAAKSRAEAHFHRGIEAYKAGRFKDAIDSFLDAHREYPSPTLSFNAALAYEKLGDSAGALRFYREYLRQNPDAQDKATVQARVSEHEQKLQGRGVQQVTILSKPDSATVIIDDQPVGVTPWTGEIFPGRHALRLRRESYTDASKEFELPAHRAIDVEVELDLATTNAPTAASAAPTPTSPTAASSSATSDVRADEAGLAKVSLPTWVTLGAGVAVLGTAGAFELMRQSAEDDVKNEPVQLDRHEAFDRMESRQTTARILAGVGGAAVIVGGVLLYFDLSKKPESSAWGRVGCTDSGCAAELGGRF; via the coding sequence ATGATCTCGAAAGCTGCCCGCACGCTGACCGCGTTGACGTTGCTGACGACCGTGGTGCTGGTCAGGCCGGTTCGAGCTGAACCGTCCAGCACCCAAGCCGCCGTGGCTGCCGCGAAGTCCCGCGCTGAGGCACATTTTCACCGGGGCATCGAGGCTTACAAGGCGGGTCGCTTCAAGGACGCCATCGACTCCTTCTTGGATGCCCACCGCGAGTATCCAAGCCCCACGCTCAGTTTCAATGCCGCGTTGGCCTACGAGAAACTGGGTGACAGCGCCGGTGCCTTGCGCTTTTACCGCGAGTACCTGCGCCAGAATCCCGATGCGCAAGACAAAGCCACGGTGCAGGCGCGTGTCAGCGAGCACGAACAGAAGTTGCAGGGGCGAGGGGTGCAGCAGGTCACCATCCTGAGCAAACCCGACTCGGCGACCGTGATCATCGACGACCAACCCGTCGGCGTGACACCGTGGACCGGCGAGATCTTCCCAGGGCGCCACGCATTGCGGCTGCGGCGCGAGAGCTACACCGACGCGAGCAAGGAGTTCGAGTTGCCTGCCCATCGCGCGATCGACGTCGAGGTCGAACTCGACCTTGCGACGACGAACGCTCCGACGGCCGCATCAGCAGCTCCGACTCCCACGAGCCCCACGGCTGCGAGCTCTTCTGCCACATCGGATGTGCGCGCCGACGAAGCGGGTCTCGCCAAGGTGTCGCTGCCCACCTGGGTGACGCTGGGGGCTGGGGTTGCCGTGTTGGGCACCGCTGGCGCCTTCGAACTGATGCGGCAGTCCGCCGAAGACGACGTGAAGAACGAGCCGGTGCAGTTGGACCGTCACGAAGCCTTCGATCGCATGGAATCGCGACAAACGACGGCTCGCATCTTGGCCGGGGTGGGTGGCGCAGCGGTCATCGTCGGCGGCGTGCTCCTCTACTTCGATCTGAGCAAGAAGCCGGAGTCGAGTGCCTGGGGACGCGTGGGCTGCACTGACAGCGGATGCGCCGCCGAATTGGGAGGAAGGTTTTGA
- a CDS encoding heparan-alpha-glucosaminide N-acetyltransferase domain-containing protein, which yields MAATPKNRERSEPGLDVLRALAVVLMFAVHVRRLQSPTTTATVIDRGLQWLMWAEPYITSLFVYMAGYSVVLATRSLPDGAKLLRRVSRRAVELVLISIGLYVMQFGIGWPDIVLSSGILQVIAIGVVGVALCLNSPLPDAALASVALLSLAACFLLEAFQLSVSGLNAGPGGNIPLLAHACFGALTARVWQGGQLRSRLLSTAGIAVGSGLAVIAPGPWTTNHVSHYKDLGGETFVSALLSGSYASAPTLDVSFWNHSTRGAVILLAPLVASTALALWPRFMGAPALLPLRLVGRHALVIYAAHLCALGALQLLDLHPKSGAQSLAWILGLLLLGIASAATMEQLRARLARP from the coding sequence ATGGCAGCTACCCCCAAGAATCGCGAGCGAAGCGAGCCTGGCCTGGACGTGCTGCGCGCCCTTGCGGTGGTGCTGATGTTCGCCGTGCACGTGCGTCGACTGCAGTCCCCAACGACGACCGCCACGGTCATCGACCGCGGACTGCAGTGGTTGATGTGGGCCGAACCCTACATCACGTCTCTTTTCGTTTACATGGCCGGCTACTCGGTGGTCTTGGCAACTCGCTCACTTCCAGACGGCGCCAAGCTGCTGCGTAGGGTCAGTCGGCGTGCCGTCGAGCTCGTGCTCATCAGCATCGGCTTGTACGTGATGCAGTTCGGCATCGGTTGGCCCGACATCGTGCTCTCCAGCGGGATTCTGCAGGTCATCGCGATCGGCGTAGTGGGGGTCGCCCTTTGTCTGAACAGCCCGTTGCCCGACGCGGCCCTCGCTTCGGTTGCGTTGCTGAGCCTCGCCGCATGCTTCCTCCTCGAAGCATTTCAGCTGAGCGTCTCGGGCCTCAACGCCGGCCCCGGCGGCAACATCCCGCTTTTGGCCCACGCGTGTTTCGGCGCGCTGACCGCGCGCGTGTGGCAGGGTGGCCAGCTACGCAGTCGCCTGCTCTCGACTGCGGGGATTGCCGTCGGCTCGGGTCTGGCCGTCATCGCGCCCGGCCCCTGGACCACCAATCACGTGTCGCACTACAAGGATCTGGGCGGCGAGACCTTCGTGTCGGCGCTTCTTTCCGGAAGCTACGCGAGCGCTCCCACCCTCGACGTCAGCTTCTGGAACCACAGCACGCGGGGCGCGGTGATCCTCCTGGCGCCGTTGGTCGCCAGCACCGCGCTCGCGCTGTGGCCGCGCTTCATGGGAGCGCCCGCGCTGCTGCCGCTGCGCCTCGTGGGACGGCACGCCCTGGTGATCTACGCGGCGCATCTGTGCGCCCTCGGGGCGCTGCAGCTCTTGGATCTGCACCCCAAATCGGGCGCCCAAAGTCTGGCGTGGATCCTCGGACTATTGCTGCTCGGCATCGCATCCGCTGCCACGATGGAACAACTGCGGGCTCGCCTCGCCCGTCCATGA
- a CDS encoding MYXO-CTERM sorting domain-containing protein has protein sequence MSYSKSSRHVSRVISLLVFLGLSLLASLAWAAGRVEWTSKAIKETDSSGGSWKLEIKVFLASAPDVAHVPVKFEFTPVAYYERAMMDGDKLVERRVPLTGRQDIIESVDLGFLDPGTGKLEKRTRFSFKVTRAHGFEAGEYKVQIRNARNGQLIGSAVTLKLEGENETIDRRAMVFASPGDKKKKEEKKEESSEGSDSSKEEGSESTEPSENTEPAETDTPSDAPDDPPQEIKEKPGGCGCRLEGTREPGAPEGLAALGLVALLVLRRRR, from the coding sequence ATGTCGTACTCGAAGTCATCACGCCACGTGTCCCGAGTCATCAGCCTGCTGGTATTCCTCGGTCTGAGCCTCTTGGCCAGCCTAGCGTGGGCTGCAGGCCGAGTGGAGTGGACAAGCAAGGCCATCAAAGAAACCGACAGCAGCGGCGGCTCCTGGAAGCTCGAGATCAAGGTGTTTCTCGCCAGCGCTCCGGACGTCGCCCACGTGCCCGTGAAGTTCGAGTTCACGCCCGTCGCCTACTACGAGCGCGCGATGATGGATGGTGACAAGCTGGTCGAACGCCGGGTGCCCCTCACTGGGCGTCAAGACATCATCGAGAGCGTCGACCTGGGGTTCCTCGATCCCGGGACCGGCAAACTCGAGAAGCGCACGCGCTTCAGCTTCAAGGTCACCCGCGCTCATGGCTTCGAGGCGGGTGAGTACAAGGTTCAAATCCGCAACGCGCGCAACGGGCAGTTGATTGGGTCCGCCGTAACCTTGAAGCTCGAGGGCGAGAACGAGACGATCGACCGCCGTGCAATGGTGTTTGCGTCTCCCGGCGACAAGAAGAAGAAAGAAGAGAAGAAGGAAGAGAGTTCGGAAGGCAGCGACTCGTCGAAGGAAGAGGGCAGCGAGTCGACGGAGCCCAGCGAGAACACGGAGCCTGCGGAAACCGACACGCCTTCCGACGCTCCGGACGACCCGCCTCAGGAGATCAAAGAAAAGCCCGGCGGCTGTGGCTGCCGCTTGGAAGGTACGCGCGAGCCAGGCGCACCCGAAGGCCTCGCCGCCCTCGGCCTGGTGGCTCTGCTCGTGTTGCGGCGCCGCCGCTAG